The genomic window GATCTTATCatggataactacttttaacACTACATATGAAATAAATATCTACATAGCAACTATTGCGGTACAAGCAACCCTGGGTGGTGAgtcggtcaccaattgcggtctggtgccgcactgtcaggggtgtcaggatgaccttCATTGCGCtggagtgtcaggataagcaccacttgcaccggcattaattgtCTATTACTTCGTGTTAGGTCGGTTGTAGGGAGTGTCATTTCTTCcccgatattatctccggagaccTGCTGTATTTTCGAGCTTCGAGAAGGCCACATAGGCACTGGAGGGGTGGGCCCAAAGGGGTTCACAGCCTCCAGAGgctaggcctcctgctgagagtccagagatcgaaggctccagagggaccttTGAATACAATCCTTACCATTGTTCGCAGGCTGATCTATTTCCCCAAATAGTTTCTATTAAGTAGTTCATGTTTGAAGGAGATGTACTATAAGGATACTTGTATTGTGTACGATACCACATGTGGCTCGATCGATCCTATTTTTTTGGTTCATGCTATTTCTAACAAGGGTACTTGTattcttttttgcaaatgatggcATGTACACTCTCTCACTGATGAAGCAATTGGATGAAACATTAAGCAATAGATTAGAATAAATACACTTGTATAACACCATGTGCATGAAGTGATCGAAGAAGGCCACTTGGGGAGACAACGGTGCAGCACATTGTGGTACACGCCCAGCCTGGTGCCCTCCCTGTTCGGCCACCGCTGCGTTTGTTGCTGCGGGTGGACCCAGACTCCTTCCTTCGTCACGCGCGTGAGGCGTTCGACGGAATGCGCAGACAGCGAGTGACACAGTCGCAGTTGCAGGCGGGCTCTCCGACCTAGCAGTTTTTATAAACGATCGCACGACACCGACTACACAACATCAATTCAATCCGGCGCCGACCACGGGGGAGTTGACTACCCTCTCATTGGCCAAACTAAGTATGTGAGTGTCGGGATGATCTCTGACAATGAATCTGAGGTGTACTGGATGGCGGGCATGTTGATCGGCATTTCTTTGTGGTGGGATCTGATGGAGATAAGAATGTGAggatttatctaggttcaggtcTCTCATGAGATAATAGCCTTATGTCacgtgtattttcttatgggtTGGATGAGTTTGTTCCTGAATGTCCTCTCTTTACAAGCTGGATCCTCTCCCTTTATATAATAGGGGGAAAAGACGTACATACAAACAGATCATACCAAACTCTATAATAGACATACTCTTGATGAAGCTAACTACTCATAGGTTATCATTACGGAGGGCACACACGCCCAACCTGCCCTGGTTGCCTTGCAAGCCCTGTCACGTTCGTCTGTGAGgtcgtcctgtagcattaaatgctacaggatgggtcAGTCCAATTTTACACCTGTCCATGACCATGCTCGTCGAAAATAtgtgcctggggaaggaaaaaactCGAGTGGATGGCATTTAATACGATttgactggttaggtgagtacctagGCTGGTCGCATGGTCTTTTCCTTTGATCGGGACGTTGGTCGACTGAGCGCCACCCTGGTCGTGGGGTGAAGCCGTGGTCTCCAGGATATCAATCGCTGACTGATATTTGGTAGCGTGAGGCCCGCCCAGTGGGGCACCCCCTTACCGATTACACtgatagtagcccccaagctccatcaTGGATGTGACACACTGAGTGGTTCGCTATAGTGGTCCGTGGTTGGGTCTGGTTGCCCCACTTGGGCCCCAGGTGAGTGCATGTTCACCCTGGGGAGTGGTCGTCGATGCGTCCCACTTTTGTGATTGACTCAGGAAAccgcatcccgaggggaggttaaacgcCGGAAAGAGAGAGATACGTGGGGGGAAAACAAAATGGCATCGGACTCGAGGGAATTTTGATTCCCCAAGCGCGACCTCTTGAAATTCGAAAGGACTGGACCCCATGGCAGTTGACATACCGTGGTGACCCTTTAAATTAGAGCGCATAGGTTCCTCACGAACCTTTCCATCGTCTCCCTTAGCCTCCAAGCTTCCGCACCCAGAGCCCCTCATCTCTACCTCTGTTCTTGCCACCAAAGCATCTTTCTCTGTTATCCGATAGCGTGCACTAGTAGCGAGCCCGCCTTCCCCAAATCCAAGTGCGATGCGGCGAGGCTGAAGCAAATGCACAACCCCGGCCTGCTCACTCACCGCCTGTCCTCTGGGTACCACTCCGGGGTAAGCACGCCTATTCCCTGCCAGGGGGAGATCATGATGTTCGTCTCTTTCTTCTTAGCCAGCCTTATGTCAcccttctccgagttcttcaccaccgtcatcttCTTGTACGATATCTGCcaactccatctcaaccccaattTCTATTCACATGCTGAGCATATTTGCTCATATGTGTGAGAACTTAATTGGGGTTGAATCGTGCCTAGACCTCTTCCGGTTCTTCAACACATGTCAGTCGGTGATCGGGCCGGCCATAGGAAGCTGCCTCTCCGCCTCCATCAGCAAACTGATCACAGAGAAAGAGGTGGAAGACCATAGATGTGCTGAGCTGGAGAAGCCGGTGGTTGACGAGAAGGAGGTGAGGCTTGTGCTTCAATAGGAGAAGGCTACGCTTGTCGCCCGGAGCACCAAGCAGTTGGAGGATGAGTAGAAGACCTGCAATTTTTTTAGGGATGCCTTCCTGGCAATACGAGGGGCCCTAAGGAGCATCGGTCTGGAAGCCACCGAGTCAAAGGGAAAAACCACACAGGGCTGGGCCTATGCCATCAGCGTCTTAGCAGAtaagttcacccagctctcgGTCATCCTAGCGGTGAGGACCATGGAGGATGTGGCAAATGTGGAGAAAGCTTCGGCAGAGTATGTCCTCCAGTGTTACCACTACCGAGACaccaacttcaacctcgaggTTGTTCAGGAGGGGATTGTGATCGCTGGTCCTGAAGCCGATGTGAGGCTGCAGGCAGAGTGCCAAGGGTCGATGGAGTATGTAGGGTCTCTCTTCCGTGTGGTGACCACCGAAGAGTAAATGCCGCCTTGTAACTTAGGCTTGTATCATATTTGAATGAAGTTTTTCATTTCTTCGATGGGCTTGTGTCACTACTATGGTCGTAGAGCTCTTGCATTGACTGGCCCTCCTGCTCGCTCCGCACTCTAGACCACCTCCATCGACGACTCCATCAACCATCACAGTCGGGAAGCGGTGATCAAGTGTAAACTTATGTTCACGATTGAGTGAGAAACCCTGTAGAGCGATCTTCGAGGTGCACCATCCTTGCCACAGACTAAGCCACGTGTAGTTTTAGGCTAGCTAAGTAAGAATCGACCAGCTGACTCCTATGTGTTTTGCGACTTGTTTCTTAGACCAGCTTGTAGAGAGGAGCTATTGGCGGCGCCAAAAGGACTCAGAGCGGATGATGAGGGAAAATGACCAGTGGTGGGTGTATTTCTACAAGTGCCATAGTCGGACGTTTTCTCTCTTTGACTTGCTACTTGGGTCCATCGGCGTTCAACTTTATCCAACTCCCAGCAGCATCGTGACTGGCCATATCGACTGACTCTTAGTAGCCTCTAAGGAGGCAGGTGAACTCAAGCAGAGGCTTCACGAGACCGTTGGTGACCACCTTTTTGAGCTCAGAGTCTACAGCGCCTGCCTTGCTCTTGCCTGCGTCAGTGAGCATCTCGACCTCGACCTTGCTCTAGTAGTCTTCGAAGGCTTCACCGGTGCCCATAAGACCACGACGGAGCTTCACGACCTTGCTGACTCATTTCTATTCGCAGCTCGCTCTCTTTTTTGGACCGTTCGGTTCGAACCGCTGAGAAGCATCTTTGGATCCTCGAGACACTGAACAGATTGTTAGAACTAGCCCCCGAGCGTTACCCGGGTGGTCGTTTTGTAACCTAAGGACTTGCTCCTAAATAGATTTTCCCTGTGCTCATGTGGTGAATAGACTCTGATTGCTCATTACTCCTATAGGGGGCCTAGGATAGCTTTTAGCATGACAAGCCCTTCGGTGGTGACCCGCGCTCAACCTAAATTGGGACTTGCGACCTCTTGGTCGTTTTCCTTCAGCCACACATCACTAACAATGcatgagcatcaattttctttcCCCCCAAAGCGACTTGGTACTCACAATATGCGCGAACAGACAAAATAATTTAGGAGTGCAAAATAATCTATGAGCATAAACACAAACACAAATCTAATATTTCCCTAGCCCCTGACCGTCTGGTCGACAGAAGGGCTGCCGACCAGGTGGTCTAACCTTTGAATCAGAAAAACTTGCAAGCTGAGGGCAGTCTGCTTTTGTCCAGGAGATCCTATAAAACAGAAAAAATGGTCTCACGCCCGAGCAACCTTACACATAGAATTTACGTAACTGGTTTATGTTTCGTGAATTGTGTAATTCCTGGAtgtcctccatggctagttTGACCGTACCAGGTCGAGTAACCTCGACCACTGTGTAGGGTCCTTCtcacttgggggagagcttgttctgGTCTGTCTTATTCTGGATTTTCCTTAGGACGAGGTCGCCTACAACTAAGGTTTGGTCCCGCACCCTACGGTCGTGGTAACACCTGAGGCTTTGTTGGTATTGGGCTGCTCAAATTAGAGCGTGATcatggaactcttcgatcaggtttatggcATCCTCCTGTCGAGCCACTGGTCTTCGTTTGAGTAGCTGGTTACTCTAGGAGATTGGAGGGCGATCTCgaaggggagcattgcttcagcGCAAAAAACtaggaagaatggagtttcaGTCGTAGCTCTGTCGGGGTCATTCAcagcgaccagagtactgtggggGAGTTCATCCACCCAACATCTCAAAAGCTTTGAAGCTGATCGAAGACTCGGGTTTTgaccccttgcagtatcatcccatttgcccctTCGACCTGACCATTGCTCTGGGGGTGTGCCACCGATGCATAGCATACTTTGACCCCAATCTTTTCGTAGTAGTCTTTAAAAGCGCTATTGATGAACTAAGTCTCATTATCCGTGATTATGCGGTTTAGAATGCtaaaccgcactaccagccccATATGAACTTAATCGATGTCATGGCAATAATCTTCTTGACCGGCATgacctcaatccacttagtgaatttgtcgactgccacgaacaggaattcaaaaccgcctGAGGTCTTAGGGAATTATAGCACAATATCGAGCCCCCAAATAGTGAAAGGCTAATatagtggtatggtttgcagtgcttgggctAGTAGGTTGGTCTGTCGGCCATGGTACTAACACCGCTCCTACCATTTCACAAGCTCTCAAGCATCCTGGAGGACCGtgagccaatagaatccttgccgaATGCTTTTTCGACCAGAGTGCgatatgaagcgtggctaccacatatgcctctgtgGATATCAGCGAGCAGGGTACTTctctcttcctgagtgatgcatttcaataAAAGACAGTTGCTCCCCCTGCGGTAGAGGCATTCCTCTACTAGGGGTATATTCGGGCTTGTCGCGTGACCTTTTCTACTAACGCATCATCGTTAGGGATCGCTCAATTATGATGGTATACCAAaaatctgatccatccaggtcatacccgaatCAAGCTGGGCGATCACATTATGGTCACTCGAGGACTGCACCAAaagaggcattgcctccaaaggtgttatcACGGCTGCTCTGTTTCcgagcggagcatccccttcaccttagcTTGAGACAATGGTGGATGGTCGTGtaagtctttcttcaaagactctgaccaaGATAGTTgcacgagaagaagctagacgggccagctcatcggctagaaAGTTATCCCTTTGCAGGACATGCTTAACCTCAAAACCAATGAAATGTCGCtccagctttctcacttcagcgAGGTACGACACCATTATCTGGTTTGAGCACTAAAACTCCTTTTGTATTTGGTTTATGACCAGTAGCGAGTCTTCTTTCGCTAGCTAAAAAGACAACGATGTCGCCTAGAGAgggtgtcggtgaatcaggaaccagaggtccccgaatcacgaggccaggtcagcaatccgccacgtggcgccctcccgcggggatcatctccgtgaggtacgaaaagactaagtcccgggagggggtgctcggggccatgaacagtggacCCCGAATACCCGAGTTTCCCGATGATCTACggagaccaagtgccgggaagagagtgctcggggtcatgaacagtgacccccgagcacccaagtcccccgacgaccagaaaagccgagtaccaggaagggtgtgctcggtaCTGCAAACAGtagccccccgagcacccgagtaccccgaggactcaaggaaggtagttctgggagagagtgctcggggctgcgaacagcggcccccgagcactcggttccctgaggatccgaacagtcaattccgggagagagtgcttggggccgtgaacagtggcccccgagcactcggttccccgaggaccaagaaatggcgtttccgggagagagtgctcagggatgtgaacagtgacccccgagcactcggttccctgacggcctaagaagtccttcgccggtggcccccacaggggtccagtggtgaggtgtcagccagtgaaaggcccgatgccgcatttaagagggcgcgtggcctgtcacttccaactgcccctggcatgctcggtgtcagtccctgccacatcctggcagaagggcgtgaggacatttaatacacgggtcccatcccgcgtcatccagcgcgcctcgggataacatcataaggcccaaggcgcctcgcctgccaccctgctgtgtcaggcgaacaagaccgggcgggcacgccgggctgctctgtggctgcccggtgggccctctccacggcgcccgttgccaacaccatcatgacgactgaaacGGGGcagggggtgcgttttcaaacccccctgtcacttcacgcagcagcccatgatgactacctttccatttatggtgccttggaactcgtgccctccctttcggggcacgctaccgctggtgagtatttaagagagccggcggGCACGAACAAGAACGGACTCTCAGAGATTGAGGAATTCTGGAACACAGACGCCAAGACTCGAagaacactcagtacaagcacagaaactgagaccaccgaagaacaaagaacccgaagctctaggatagacaaatattcttgtaaccagcaacatccctgatggatattctcagggcattttagcatccacacaagagtagggtgttacgctcagcgtggcctgaacctgtctaaaaatccctccagtgcatttactgctttctgcattcgatcattccatcccacctgccatcgtatttacacccatttatttctcccgcaaacatattcagaatcattcccccggccgaatctcaaaaaggggtccccccggatccctgcgataggagttcaccctccgacagaggGTGAATAGACACTTTTGCAAAAGTTTGTCCCCTTTTGAaatttggcctaaacttgcagcagaaataaactaacggatttttcacaagtgaaaaagataaatatgctagactcaactagtgcaccATCACCCTAAACAAATATAAATGTTACAATTCTAGGGTGTGACaaatattattcaaatctagcaagatatgcaacaaaactctaattgaaaattctgaaattattgttcatcggatgttctgataaTGTTCATAAGAACTTTCGATCAGTGCAAAACAACAAATTTGAATATCATAAAATTAACTCAATacacatacaaataagcatacatgCGTGGatgcacaagagtaaggaaatacgGAGACAATGATTTATTATCGCAGTtcggatatccaccgatatcctacaTCTCTATTGAGGAagcttggtcacacttgagccggatctttttcaacccttttcttcttgaggttgcacacatgcactcctcacctccactatggccaactcttactccactccggagatggtgagttctgCAATCACTTCCGGGCCTCCTcataatcttcacttgaggagatcgccGGCAATCCACcaccaagccgtctaggagacgaTGGtttccaagagtaacaaactcctgaACTCGCGCACGATCAATGACAAGTGCCcaaacacacgcaactaatACGACACGTGCGAGCAACCAAAGTTCCACACATCTCACACACTGAAGGATCGATATACtggcctagagggggggtgaatagttgctttttcaaatatataaatagtaaAGGATCGATATACCGGCCTAGAGGGGAAGGGTGAATAGTTgctttttgaaagaaaaagtttGTGATCGGATGTTCCAGTAGTGGAAATTGTATTGTAGATGATATCACAACTAACATTCAAATCTGAGAAATAATCAGTATACAGGAAAAACACTAATGGAAGCCCACTAGTGACCAGAGCACTAGTTGAGTAGTAATCTATATGCATTATAAGCACTAACTGGTGTTAAAAGAAACTTAGTTTTATCACCTATGAGTAGTGGGTCTCCCATGCTTCCATGTGGTCGACATGTTGAATGGCTTCAAGCATCTTCTTGGTAAACATGTGCAACGATGTTGTTTTGTTCACAAATTCATCCTTTAGTACTCTGTTGGTGCTTTCGCTTCTTTGTGTGGACGTCATTCTTCCGCAGTAGAGGCCCTTGAAGTATGTTTCAATccacatcttcctcttctcccacAATGATTTGATTGCTGGGTGTTCAGTTATGGCATACTCCTGCATTGTTTCTGTCCATGCTTGTTCAAATTCTGTTGGCGACAGCGGGAAGTTGAATAGACCTTCGACCTTCTCTCTTAGACCTTTGTGCGCAATGTATAGCGTGTCGAGGTCATTTTGCGAAGTCCTTAGCACATGAAAATTGCAATACCTATGTTGTGTCTTGTCGAAAACCTCCGGTACTGCTAATTTCATTGCAGGATCCTCATCTACAAAATAGCATTTTGTTGTAGTCAGAGTTGCAACTATGGCATCTTGAGTCATAATCACATAGGAGGGGGGGAGGTGGGAATGCACCTGTCAGCAACACATGGGGTTGATATCCATGCATGCAGTTCGTGAATGTTGTGAAGAGCCAACCAAAAGAATCTGCTGACTCATCATGTATGAGCGCTTTCCCGAAGATAACATTTTGCAGCTGATGGTTTGATCCGACAAACATTGCTAGTGGCATGTTTTTGTTGTTTGTTCTGTGTGTCGTGTCAAATGTGATGAGACCACCAAAATCTTTGCATTCAACCCTTTGGCTTGCGTTGCTCCAGAACATGTTTTGAATGACTTTGGTCTTAGGGTGAACCATTACATCCCAATAGAAATACTCGTTATTTGTTTTGCATTCGTTGAAGAAGGCAATgagctttgatcatcctctcttTCTTGCCTGAGGAACTCTGCTTTGTTGTAGGTTGTAAAAAGTCAAGTGTTAGCAATTGTAAATCCATTATAGTAGTATCTGGTGTTCAAATAAAGTTTCAACTGCAATGATAATCATTTCCTTGACAATAATCATAACAGTAATATGACAGTAACCTGTAATCAGTTGGAATAGTAACTATAAAACAAGGAATGTTAGTAAACGGATATTTCCAGGACCACAGATATGATGAAGGaaaaaattctagcaatataCCTGTTCTTTAGATCCCTCTCAGTAAACGGCCAATTTTGGCGACCTCCGTGTAATTCTGACATCACATTCATCGTTGCCTGGTGGTACACTCCGTTCCGCACCATGATATTTATTAGGTTCAATAGTGCAAGGTCTTTCCtcttatgtgcatgcatatagCGTGTCATCCACGGCGAGGGGAATAGTGGATGGTTGTGTtccaaaacaaaataatctatataCCAGAATTTTTCCTTCTTGTTCAGCTTCACGTTTACCTCAGCTTTGCAACCACATAGCATTGATGTCTTTTCAGTTTGACggtcctcatcttcttcataatTTTCACTTTCTTGAGTACCATAATGTCCTTGCCTGCTACATACGTAAAAGCGTACTTGATTCTGTGTCCGATACATACGGACGTTAAACCCAGCCAGGATTGCATAGTCACAGCAGAAGTTGTATGCTTCTTTTGGATCATCAAATTTTAATCCCCTTTTGGCATGAACTCATCCAACACCAATGAGTCCTAGATTGACACAAGGCATAGTAATCAAGAGTTGTAACCAGATCACATGATTTAGCGTAATTCATATAGAAATACAATGGAAATCAATTCAAGTTCTTTTTCATTGTCTAGATAGACGAAATTGACAAACTACCCTAATCATAACTGGGTGAAATAATAGATCATAACTTGGGTGTAATCAACATGCACGATTACATGTTATAGCAATCGCAACCAGGATGTGTTAGAAACAATAAACAACAAGTACAATAATTGCAAtcaatcctttttttttagGCAACAAGTGTAACCAGGATTGCAACCAGCGAGTATTACCAATAGTAACTAGGATGTATTGAACATGCACAGTTACATGTTACAGCAATCGCAACCAGGGTGTGTTCGAAATAGTATCCAGAAAGTATAGTAATCGCAATTGAGTCTTATCAATAGTAACTAGGATGTATTGAACATGCACGGTTCTCGTTATATCAATCGTAACTAGGTTGTGTTCAAAACAGTAACCAGCAATTGCAGTAATCGCAATTGAGCCAAGTTTTTTTAGGCAACAAATCGTAACACACTATGGGGGGGGGGTCTCGTAATGAATGGCAATCAGTGTGTATTAGCAATAGTAACTACAAAGGACAAGACATCGTAATCGGAGACTTACATGGGTGTATGTCTTATCCTCCGTAGGTGTCACCATGGCGCTAGGAGAAATTGCAAGTGGGGGCGTCATTAGCGATTTGTGCAGCAAAGGATCCATGGCTTGGAGGCGAGGACGTGGAGGCGGTACCGGTGTGGTCGTCAGTGCTATAACAGTCACGATCGGCGATGGTTCTGGCGCAGAGCCCCCGAAGTCAAATAAATCCATGGGAATCGTCGGTGTTGGCGCAAGCGAAGTTGTGAAATCCACCACGGTTCGAGGCCGCAGAGCCATAGTTGCGATGGGGTGGCATCGACTTCTGTGGATTCCGACGGCCGCTGAAGTGAAGTCGCCGCTCCGCGGTGATC from Phragmites australis chromosome 14, lpPhrAust1.1, whole genome shotgun sequence includes these protein-coding regions:
- the LOC133890354 gene encoding protein FAR1-RELATED SEQUENCE 5-like, coding for MFVGSNHQLQNVIFGKALIHDESADSFGWLFTTFTNCMHGYQPHVLLTDEDPAMKLAVPEVFDKTQHRYCNFHVLRTSQNDLDTLYIAHKGLREKVEGLFNFPLSPTEFEQAWTETMQEYAITEHPAIKSLWEKRKMWIETYFKGLYCGRMTSTQRSESTNRVLKDEFVNKTTSLHMFTKKMLEAIQHVDHMEAWETHYS